A section of the Saccopteryx leptura isolate mSacLep1 chromosome 4, mSacLep1_pri_phased_curated, whole genome shotgun sequence genome encodes:
- the MAPK8IP3 gene encoding C-Jun-amino-terminal kinase-interacting protein 3 isoform X10: MMEIQMDEGGGVVVYQDDYCSGSVMSERVSGLAGSIYREFERLIHCYDEEVVKELMPLVVNVLENLDSVLSENQEHEVELELLREDNEQLLTQYEREKALRKQAEEKFIEFEDALEQEKKELQIQVEHYEFQTRQLELKAKNYADQISRLEERESEMKKEYNALHQRHTEMIQTYVEHIERSKMQQVGGNSQTESSLPGRRKERPTSLNVFPLTDGMCPHDEMSESGQSSAAATPSTTGTKSNTPTSSVPSAAVTPLNESLQPLGDYGAGTKNSKRAREKRNSRNMEVQVTQEMRNVSIGMGSSDEWSDVQDIIDSTPELDIGRDPRLDRTGNSPTQGIINKAFGINTDSLYHELSTAGSEVIGDVDEGADLLGEFSVRDDFFGMGKEVGNLLLENSQLLETKNALNVVKNDLIAKVDQLSGEQEVLKGDLEAARQAKLRLENRIKDLEEELRRVKSEAITARREPKEEGEDVSSYLCTELDKIPMAQRRRFTRVEMARVLMERNQYKERLMELQEAVRWTEMIRASREHPSVQEKKKSTIWQFFSRLFSSSSSPPPAKRSYPSVNIHYKSPTTAGFSQRRSHALCQISAGSRPLEFFPDDDCTSSARREQKREQYRQVREHVRNDDGRLQACGWSLPAKYKQLSPNGGQEDTRMKNVPVPVYCRPLVEKDPTMKLWCAAGVNLTGWKPREDHTGNGVKLEPGLDPLTCNREVEGEAKSDHTSPEKKKTKELPETDATSSRVWILTSTLTTSKVVIIDANQPGTVVDQFTVCNAHVLCISSIPAASDSDYPPGEIFLDSDVNPEDSGTDGVLAGITLVGCATRCNVPRSNCSSRGDTPVLDKGQGEVATVTNGKVNPSQSTEEATEATEVPDSGPSEAETAAVRPGPLTEHVFTDPAPVPAPSAQPGSEHGPEANLSGVQPEPEPSGDPRGASSSASPTMWLGAQNGWLYVHSAVSNWKKCLHSIKLKDSVLSLVHVKGRVLVALADGTLAIFHRGEDGQWDLSNYHLMDLGHPHHSIRCMAVVYDRVWCGYKNKVHVIQPKTMQIEKSFDAHPRRESQVRQLAWIGDGVWVSIRLDSTLRLYHAHTHQHLQDVDIEPYVSKMLGTGKLGFSFVRITALLIAGNRLWVGTGNGVVISIPLTETVVLHRGQLLGLRANKTSPTSGEGARPGGVIHVYGDDSTDKSASSFIPYCSMAQAQLCFHGHRDAVKFFVSVPGNVLATLNGSVLDSPSESPGPAAPTADAEGQKLKNVLVLSGGEGYIDFRIGDGEDDETEESAADVSQVKPMLSKAERSHIIVWQVSYSPE; the protein is encoded by the exons AAATTCATCGAGTTTGAAGATGCCTTGgaacaagagaaaaaagagcTACAAATCCAGGTGGAACACTATGAGTTTCAGACCCGCCAGCTGGAACTGAAGGCCAAAAACTATGCAGATCAGA TTTCCCGGTTGGAGGAGCGGGAGTCAGAGATGAAGAAGGAGTACAACGCTTTGCACCAGCGACACACGGAG ATGATACAGACCTACGTGGAGCACATCGAGAGGTCCAAGATGCAGCAAGTTGGGGGGAACAGCCAGACCGAGAGCAGCCTGCCCGGGCGGAG GAAGGAGCGCCCCACCTCTCTGAATGTCTTCCCCCTGACCGACGGCATG TGTCCACATGATGAGATGTCTGAGTCGGGCCAGTCCTCGGCGGCTGCCACGCCCAGCACCACAGGCACCAAGTCCAACACGCCCACCTCCTCAGTGCCCTCGGCCGCAGTCACGCCCCTCAATGAGAGCCTACAGCCCCTGGGAGACTACGGTGCCGGCACCAAGAACAGTAAGCGGGCTCGGGAAAAACGCAACAGCCGCAACATGGAGGTCCAGGTCACTCAGGAGATGCGAAACGTCAGCATAG GTATGGGCAGCAGTGACGAGTGGTCTGATGTTCAAGACATTATTGACTCCACCCCAGAGCTGGACATAGGTCGGGACCCCCGCCTAGACCGCACTGGCAACAG CCCGACGCAGGGGATCATCAACAAGGCTTTTGGCATCAACACTGACTCCCTGTACCACGAGTTGTCGACTGCAGGGTCAGAGGTCATCGGGGACGTGGATGAAGGGGCCGACCTGCTAG GGGAGTTCTCAG TGCGCGATGATTTTTTTG GAATGGGCAAGGAAGTAGGGAATCTGCTGCTGGAGAACTCCCAGCTTCTAGAAACCAA AAATGCTCTGAACGTAGTGAAGAATGACCTCATCGCTAAAGTGGACCAGCTGTCGGGGGAGCAGGAGGTACTGAAGGGGGATTTGGAAGCCGCCAGGCAAGCCAAACTAAGGCTGGAGAACCGCATCAAGGACCTGGAGGAGGAGCTGCGGAG GGTGAAGTCCGAGGCGATCACTGCCCGCCGTGAACccaaagaagagggggaggatgTAAGCAGCTATCTCTGTACAGAATTG GACAAGATCCCCATGGCGCAGCGCCGCCGCTTCACGCGGGTGGAGATGGCCCGTGTGCTCATGGAGCGCAACCAGTACAAAGAGCGGCTCATGGAGCTTCAGGAGGCCGTGCGGTGGACTGAGATGATCAG AGCATCCCGAGAGCACCCGTCTGTCCAGGAGAAGAAGAAGTCTACCATCTGGCAGTT CTTCAGCCGCCTcttcagctcctcctccagcccccCTCCGGCCAAGCGGTCCTACCCTTCCGTGAACATCCATTACAAGTCGCCCACCACAGCTGGCTTCAGTCAGCGCCGAAGCCATGCCCTGTGCCAGATCTCGGCGGGCAGCCGGCCCCTGGAGTTCTTCCCAGACGA CGACTGCACCTCCTCTGCCAGGCGGGAGCAGAAGCGTGAGCAATACCGCCAGGTGCGCGAGCACGTGCGCAACGACGACGGGCGGCTGCAGGCCTGCGGCTGGAGCCTGCCGGCCAAGTACAAGCAG CTGAGTCCTAACGGAGGCCAGGAAGACACGCGAATGAAGAACGTCCCCGTTCCGGTGTACTGCCGCCCTCTGGTGGAGAAGGATCCGACCATGAAG CTGTGGTGTGCTGCGGGTGTCAACCTGACTGGGTGGAAACCGAGGGAGGACCACACTGGAAATGGAGTCAAGCTGGAGCCAGGCTTGGACCCTCTGACCTGCAACCGGGAAGTGGAAGGAGAGGCCAAGAGCGACCACACATCCCCCGAGAAGAAGAAG ACAAAGGAGCTCCCTGAGACAGATGCCACCTCCAGCCGGGTATGGATCCTCACCAGCACCCTGACCACCAGCAAAGTGGTGATCATTgatgccaaccagccaggcacTGTCGTGGACCAGTTCACTGTCTGCAATGCCCATGTCCTGTGCATCTCCAGCATCCCCG CGGCCAGCGACAGTGACTACCCTCCAGGGGAGATCTTCCTCGACAGCGATGTGAACCCTGAAGATTCTGGTACAGATGGTGTGCTGGCTGGCATCACCCTGGTGGGCTGCGCCACCCGCTGCAACGTGCCACGGAGCAACTGCTCCTCCCGAGGGGACACCCCAGTGCTGGACAAGGGCCAGG GGGAGGTGGCTACTGTCACCAATGGAAAGGTCAACCCGTCTCAATCCACGGAGGAGGCCACGGAGGCCACAGAGGTCCCTGACTCTGGGCCCAGTGAGGCAGAGACGGCTGCAGTGAGACCCGGGCCCCTCACGGAACATGTCTTCACTGACCCGGCCCCTGTCCCAGCCCCCAGTGCCCAGCCTGGCAG TGAACATGGGCCCGAGGCCAACCTGAGTGGTGTGCAGCCTGAGCCGGAGCCCAGTGGGGACCCCAGGGGCGCCAGCAGCAGTGCCTCGCCCACCATGTGGCTGGGAGCTCAGAATGGCTG GCTGTACGTGCACTCAGCCGTGTCCAACTGGAAGAAGTGTCTACACTCCATCAAGCTGAAGGACTCAGTGCTGAGCCTGGT GCACGTGAAAGGACGAGTACTAGTGGCTCTGGCAGACGGGACTCTCGCCATCTTCCACCGAGGAGAAG ATGGCCAGTGGGATCTGAGCAACTATCACCTGATGGACCTGGGCCACCCCCACCACTCCATTCGATGTATGGCTGTTGTGTATGACCGGGTCTGGTGCGGCTACAAGAACAAGGTGCACGTCATCCAGCCCAAGACAATGCAGATAGAG AAGTCATTTGATGCCCACCCACGGCGGGAGAGCCAGGTGCGGCAGCTGGCATGGATTGGCGATGGGGTGTGGGTATCCATCCGCTTGGACTCCACATTGCGGCTGTACCATGCACACACCCATCAGCACCTGCAGGACGTGGACATTGAGCCCTATGTCAGCAAGATGCTAG gCACGGGCAAGCTGGGCTTCTCTTTCGTGCGCATCACGGCCCTGCTTATTGCGGGCAACCGTCTCTGGGTGGGCACCGGCAATGGAGTCGTCATCTCCATCCCACTGACTGAGA ctGTGGTCCTGCACCGAGGCCAGCTCTTGGGGCTCCGAG CCAACAAGACATCGCCCACATCTGGGGAGGGGGCCCGCCCAGGGGGCGTCATCCATGTGTACGGCGACGACAGCACTGACAAATCGGCCAGCAGCTTCATCCCCTACTGCTCCATGGCCCAGGCCCAGCTCTGCTTCCATGGGCACCGGGATGCCGTCAAGTTCTTTGTCTCGGTGCCAG GGAATGTGCTGGCCACTCTCAACGGCAGCGTGCTGGACAGCCCGTCCGAGAGCCCTGGGCCCGCTGCCCCCACTGCAGATGCCGAGGGCCAGAAGCTGAAGAACGTGCTGGTGCTGAGCGGTGGGGAGGGCTACATTGACTTCCGCATCG GTGATGGAGAAGACGATGAGACGGAGGAGAGTGCGGCGGATGTGAGCCAGGTGAAGCCCATGCTGTCCAAGGCCGAACGCAGCCACATCATCGTGTGGCAGGTGTCCTACTCCCCTGAGTGA
- the MAPK8IP3 gene encoding C-Jun-amino-terminal kinase-interacting protein 3 isoform X9, whose product MMEIQMDEGGGVVVYQDDYCSGSVMSERVSGLAGSIYREFERLIHCYDEEVVKELMPLVVNVLENLDSVLSENQEHEVELELLREDNEQLLTQYEREKALRKQAEEKFIEFEDALEQEKKELQIQVEHYEFQTRQLELKAKNYADQISRLEERESEMKKEYNALHQRHTEMIQTYVEHIERSKMQQVGGNSQTESSLPGRSRKERPTSLNVFPLTDGMCPHDEMSESGQSSAAATPSTTGTKSNTPTSSVPSAAVTPLNESLQPLGDYGAGTKNSKRAREKRNSRNMEVQVTQEMRNVSIGMGSSDEWSDVQDIIDSTPELDIGRDPRLDRTGNSPTQGIINKAFGINTDSLYHELSTAGSEVIGDVDEGADLLGEFSVRDDFFGMGKEVGNLLLENSQLLETKNALNVVKNDLIAKVDQLSGEQEVLKGDLEAARQAKLRLENRIKDLEEELRRVKSEAITARREPKEEGEDVSSYLCTELDKIPMAQRRRFTRVEMARVLMERNQYKERLMELQEAVRWTEMIRASREHPSVQEKKKSTIWQFFSRLFSSSSSPPPAKRSYPSVNIHYKSPTTAGFSQRRSHALCQISAGSRPLEFFPDDDCTSSARREQKREQYRQVREHVRNDDGRLQACGWSLPAKYKQLSPNGGQEDTRMKNVPVPVYCRPLVEKDPTMKLWCAAGVNLTGWKPREDHTGNGVKLEPGLDPLTCNREVEGEAKSDHTSPEKKKTKELPETDATSSRVWILTSTLTTSKVVIIDANQPGTVVDQFTVCNAHVLCISSIPAASDSDYPPGEIFLDSDVNPEDSGTDGVLAGITLVGCATRCNVPRSNCSSRGDTPVLDKGQGEVATVTNGKVNPSQSTEEATEATEVPDSGPSEAETAAVRPGPLTEHVFTDPAPVPAPSAQPGSEHGPEANLSGVQPEPEPSGDPRGASSSASPTMWLGAQNGWLYVHSAVSNWKKCLHSIKLKDSVLSLVHVKGRVLVALADGTLAIFHRGEDGQWDLSNYHLMDLGHPHHSIRCMAVVYDRVWCGYKNKVHVIQPKTMQIEKSFDAHPRRESQVRQLAWIGDGVWVSIRLDSTLRLYHAHTHQHLQDVDIEPYVSKMLGTGKLGFSFVRITALLIAGNRLWVGTGNGVVISIPLTETVVLHRGQLLGLRANKTSPTSGEGARPGGVIHVYGDDSTDKSASSFIPYCSMAQAQLCFHGHRDAVKFFVSVPGNVLATLNGSVLDSPSESPGPAAPTADAEGQKLKNVLVLSGGEGYIDFRIGDGEDDETEESAADVSQVKPMLSKAERSHIIVWQVSYSPE is encoded by the exons AAATTCATCGAGTTTGAAGATGCCTTGgaacaagagaaaaaagagcTACAAATCCAGGTGGAACACTATGAGTTTCAGACCCGCCAGCTGGAACTGAAGGCCAAAAACTATGCAGATCAGA TTTCCCGGTTGGAGGAGCGGGAGTCAGAGATGAAGAAGGAGTACAACGCTTTGCACCAGCGACACACGGAG ATGATACAGACCTACGTGGAGCACATCGAGAGGTCCAAGATGCAGCAAGTTGGGGGGAACAGCCAGACCGAGAGCAGCCTGCCCGGGCGGAG CAGGAAGGAGCGCCCCACCTCTCTGAATGTCTTCCCCCTGACCGACGGCATG TGTCCACATGATGAGATGTCTGAGTCGGGCCAGTCCTCGGCGGCTGCCACGCCCAGCACCACAGGCACCAAGTCCAACACGCCCACCTCCTCAGTGCCCTCGGCCGCAGTCACGCCCCTCAATGAGAGCCTACAGCCCCTGGGAGACTACGGTGCCGGCACCAAGAACAGTAAGCGGGCTCGGGAAAAACGCAACAGCCGCAACATGGAGGTCCAGGTCACTCAGGAGATGCGAAACGTCAGCATAG GTATGGGCAGCAGTGACGAGTGGTCTGATGTTCAAGACATTATTGACTCCACCCCAGAGCTGGACATAGGTCGGGACCCCCGCCTAGACCGCACTGGCAACAG CCCGACGCAGGGGATCATCAACAAGGCTTTTGGCATCAACACTGACTCCCTGTACCACGAGTTGTCGACTGCAGGGTCAGAGGTCATCGGGGACGTGGATGAAGGGGCCGACCTGCTAG GGGAGTTCTCAG TGCGCGATGATTTTTTTG GAATGGGCAAGGAAGTAGGGAATCTGCTGCTGGAGAACTCCCAGCTTCTAGAAACCAA AAATGCTCTGAACGTAGTGAAGAATGACCTCATCGCTAAAGTGGACCAGCTGTCGGGGGAGCAGGAGGTACTGAAGGGGGATTTGGAAGCCGCCAGGCAAGCCAAACTAAGGCTGGAGAACCGCATCAAGGACCTGGAGGAGGAGCTGCGGAG GGTGAAGTCCGAGGCGATCACTGCCCGCCGTGAACccaaagaagagggggaggatgTAAGCAGCTATCTCTGTACAGAATTG GACAAGATCCCCATGGCGCAGCGCCGCCGCTTCACGCGGGTGGAGATGGCCCGTGTGCTCATGGAGCGCAACCAGTACAAAGAGCGGCTCATGGAGCTTCAGGAGGCCGTGCGGTGGACTGAGATGATCAG AGCATCCCGAGAGCACCCGTCTGTCCAGGAGAAGAAGAAGTCTACCATCTGGCAGTT CTTCAGCCGCCTcttcagctcctcctccagcccccCTCCGGCCAAGCGGTCCTACCCTTCCGTGAACATCCATTACAAGTCGCCCACCACAGCTGGCTTCAGTCAGCGCCGAAGCCATGCCCTGTGCCAGATCTCGGCGGGCAGCCGGCCCCTGGAGTTCTTCCCAGACGA CGACTGCACCTCCTCTGCCAGGCGGGAGCAGAAGCGTGAGCAATACCGCCAGGTGCGCGAGCACGTGCGCAACGACGACGGGCGGCTGCAGGCCTGCGGCTGGAGCCTGCCGGCCAAGTACAAGCAG CTGAGTCCTAACGGAGGCCAGGAAGACACGCGAATGAAGAACGTCCCCGTTCCGGTGTACTGCCGCCCTCTGGTGGAGAAGGATCCGACCATGAAG CTGTGGTGTGCTGCGGGTGTCAACCTGACTGGGTGGAAACCGAGGGAGGACCACACTGGAAATGGAGTCAAGCTGGAGCCAGGCTTGGACCCTCTGACCTGCAACCGGGAAGTGGAAGGAGAGGCCAAGAGCGACCACACATCCCCCGAGAAGAAGAAG ACAAAGGAGCTCCCTGAGACAGATGCCACCTCCAGCCGGGTATGGATCCTCACCAGCACCCTGACCACCAGCAAAGTGGTGATCATTgatgccaaccagccaggcacTGTCGTGGACCAGTTCACTGTCTGCAATGCCCATGTCCTGTGCATCTCCAGCATCCCCG CGGCCAGCGACAGTGACTACCCTCCAGGGGAGATCTTCCTCGACAGCGATGTGAACCCTGAAGATTCTGGTACAGATGGTGTGCTGGCTGGCATCACCCTGGTGGGCTGCGCCACCCGCTGCAACGTGCCACGGAGCAACTGCTCCTCCCGAGGGGACACCCCAGTGCTGGACAAGGGCCAGG GGGAGGTGGCTACTGTCACCAATGGAAAGGTCAACCCGTCTCAATCCACGGAGGAGGCCACGGAGGCCACAGAGGTCCCTGACTCTGGGCCCAGTGAGGCAGAGACGGCTGCAGTGAGACCCGGGCCCCTCACGGAACATGTCTTCACTGACCCGGCCCCTGTCCCAGCCCCCAGTGCCCAGCCTGGCAG TGAACATGGGCCCGAGGCCAACCTGAGTGGTGTGCAGCCTGAGCCGGAGCCCAGTGGGGACCCCAGGGGCGCCAGCAGCAGTGCCTCGCCCACCATGTGGCTGGGAGCTCAGAATGGCTG GCTGTACGTGCACTCAGCCGTGTCCAACTGGAAGAAGTGTCTACACTCCATCAAGCTGAAGGACTCAGTGCTGAGCCTGGT GCACGTGAAAGGACGAGTACTAGTGGCTCTGGCAGACGGGACTCTCGCCATCTTCCACCGAGGAGAAG ATGGCCAGTGGGATCTGAGCAACTATCACCTGATGGACCTGGGCCACCCCCACCACTCCATTCGATGTATGGCTGTTGTGTATGACCGGGTCTGGTGCGGCTACAAGAACAAGGTGCACGTCATCCAGCCCAAGACAATGCAGATAGAG AAGTCATTTGATGCCCACCCACGGCGGGAGAGCCAGGTGCGGCAGCTGGCATGGATTGGCGATGGGGTGTGGGTATCCATCCGCTTGGACTCCACATTGCGGCTGTACCATGCACACACCCATCAGCACCTGCAGGACGTGGACATTGAGCCCTATGTCAGCAAGATGCTAG gCACGGGCAAGCTGGGCTTCTCTTTCGTGCGCATCACGGCCCTGCTTATTGCGGGCAACCGTCTCTGGGTGGGCACCGGCAATGGAGTCGTCATCTCCATCCCACTGACTGAGA ctGTGGTCCTGCACCGAGGCCAGCTCTTGGGGCTCCGAG CCAACAAGACATCGCCCACATCTGGGGAGGGGGCCCGCCCAGGGGGCGTCATCCATGTGTACGGCGACGACAGCACTGACAAATCGGCCAGCAGCTTCATCCCCTACTGCTCCATGGCCCAGGCCCAGCTCTGCTTCCATGGGCACCGGGATGCCGTCAAGTTCTTTGTCTCGGTGCCAG GGAATGTGCTGGCCACTCTCAACGGCAGCGTGCTGGACAGCCCGTCCGAGAGCCCTGGGCCCGCTGCCCCCACTGCAGATGCCGAGGGCCAGAAGCTGAAGAACGTGCTGGTGCTGAGCGGTGGGGAGGGCTACATTGACTTCCGCATCG GTGATGGAGAAGACGATGAGACGGAGGAGAGTGCGGCGGATGTGAGCCAGGTGAAGCCCATGCTGTCCAAGGCCGAACGCAGCCACATCATCGTGTGGCAGGTGTCCTACTCCCCTGAGTGA